One stretch of Lucilia cuprina isolate Lc7/37 chromosome 6, ASM2204524v1, whole genome shotgun sequence DNA includes these proteins:
- the LOC111675390 gene encoding protein late bloomer has protein sequence MACSTKTLKVFALLWDFLYTILSLAVVGIGIYILFKFDFDTAAYVIIGLGVIVTLCSVFGILGAVRESSRLSKCFVAFVIVLAILHVLIVGFFWIFQTSLLINVDKTFDKLWNNQVVPIRPGNNTAHIASLERWLECCGNAGSSDYVLAPHSCYNSETDKLNMDGCRQKFLDYIADRWTIFNIFALVLVVVELICAAFAYVLANSIVNRWRRSKYYTK, from the exons ATCCTTTCTTTAGCCGTTGTTGGTATtggaatttatatattatttaaatttgattttgataCCGCCGCTTATGTCATAATCGGTTTGGGTGTAATTGTTACTTTGTGCTCTGTTTTTGGAATATTGGGTGCGGTACGTGAAAGTAGTCGTCTGTCAAAATGT TTTGTAGCATTTGTAATTGTTTTGGCCATACTACATGTTTTGATCGTTGGCTTCTTTTGGATATTCCAAACATCATTATTGATCAATGTGGACAAAACATTCGACAAATTATGGAACAATCAAGTCGTGCCAATTAGACCAGGAAATAATACAGCACATATTGCTAGTTTGGAACGTTGG CTCGAGTGCTGTGGTAATGCTGGTTCCAGTGATTATGTTTTAGCTCCCCATAGTTGTTATAACAGTGAAACTGATAAACTTAATATGGATGGCTGCCGGCAAAAGTTCCTTGATTATATTGCCGATCGTTGGACCATCTTTAATATTTTCGCTCTTGTTTTAGTTGTAGTAGAG ttaatttgtgCGGCATTTGCTTATGTTTTGGCCAATAGTATTGTAAATCGCTGGCGCCGTTCAAAATActacacaaaataa